A genomic segment from Synchiropus splendidus isolate RoL2022-P1 chromosome 18, RoL_Sspl_1.0, whole genome shotgun sequence encodes:
- the her3 gene encoding hairy-related 3: protein MTAAALGSLLLRRIHDKALMMVATTDCEDKSFTGTKVSKPLMEKKRRARINKCLDQLKSLLESSYSSSIRKRKLEKADILELTVKHLKNLQKNQTFSAPASELQSGFHSCLANFHHYLMMAENLNCRDRQMLTQLSGKLSGGTAREASSTMESGTEWLPADLKSPSAVIKPHTSSCHQTTRSKPAKQDRPLSVDKKIHSGREDVSGQMWRPW, encoded by the exons ATGACTGCGGCCGCACTGGGCTCCCTGCTGCTGCGGCGCATCCATGACAAAG CGCTCATGATGGTGGCCACGACTGACTGCGAGGACAAGTCCTTCACTGGAACCAAA GTTTCTAAACCGCtcatggagaagaagaggagagctCGCATCAACAAGTGTTTGGATCAGTTGAAGTCCCTCCTGGAGAGCTCCTACAGCAGCAGC ATTCGAAAACGCAAACTGGAAAAAGCGGATATATTGGAGCTGACGGTGAAACATCTCAAGAACCTGCAGAAGAATCAGACCT TTTCAGCGCCGGCGTCGGAGCTCCAGTCCGGCTTCCACAGCTGCCTTGCAAACTTCCACCACTACTTGATGATGGCTGAGAACCTCAACTGTCGGGACCGCCAGATGTTGACCCAGTTATCCGGCAAGCTGAGCGGAGGAACCGCTCGAGAAGCTTCCAGCACCATGGAGAGCGGAACAGAGTGGCTCCCGGCAGATCTGAAGTCACCTTCTGCAGTTATCAAACCTCACACTTCATCCTGTCACCAGACCACACGGTCCAAACCAGCCAAACAAGATAGGCCACTGTCTGTCGACAAGAAGATCCACTCCGGGAGAGAAGATGTGAGCGGACAGATGTGGAGGCCGTGGTAG
- the LOC128749791 gene encoding taste receptor type 1 member 1-like, with product MVHHICILILFISLQRSEFHLDGDYIIGGLFSVHLAAGPVYQKRPEVSECSVYPFQLSHYRRFQMMRFSVEQINNSSHILPNVSIGYQIFDQCADAKDFPGIFDLVSVNDTVHPWWSTSQGRSNVIAVSGPFSSTFTLTTAPLLMVDLIPMVSYGVTGSVFSNKLKFPSFLRTVHPNQVTISLMVKILQHFNWRWVAFLNSADDFGRDGLDLFTKYIKGTNICLAYNKGLTEHSHFPSIFKEIEAAKITVVLVFAPEVTAENLVCSAIQHNINKKVWIADEGMTQNKRLQTDPNIHSIGTVIGVSQAIVTIPGFSDFILATKTQTLVEDDQQTLCNQICNCSGITPTAIINVDPSFALGVYSSVYAIAHALHNVLECEAGRCNTSITANPQMVFTELKKSNFTLLNYTVRFNKDGDPMFGAFSVFYWNRRGEAEELGQLDLYSSSSFTINSSKIQWFTDEVPTSLCSPECPSGFAMKQDGSHHCCFSCEKCPNGTYVNITENPYKCTRCHETEWSPAASTACIPRTVEYVQFSHGAALLTMSAMVLFDVLIVAVAALFAVHFNTPVVRSAGGPMCFLILACLCLSGLSISFNFDEPTTSFCFLRLFPFSFFYSICLSCFVVRSFQIVFIFKMASRFPKLYSFWTAYHGQWVLISAVFTLQTFLSIIAYSIGPTTPYQDMSSYEDKIILKCNYAVQATTVAVTLLVLLSLLCFVFSYMGKDLPKNYNEAQAITFCLMLLTLTWVTFITIFLLYQGKHLQTLNALAVLSSLYSFLLWYFLPKCYIILFQPEKNTPQYFQGLIQNYTKTISQ from the exons atggtccatca CATTTGCATCCTGATCCTGTTCATTTCCCTGCAGC GGTCGGAGTTCCATCTGGATGGAGATTATATCATCGGTGGGCTCTTCAGCGTCCACCTGGCTGCTGGACCTGTTTACCAAAAAAGGCCAGAAGTCTCAGAGTGTTCCGT CTACCCGTTCCAGCTCTCCCACTACCGGAGGTTCCAGATGATGCGATTCTCAGTGGAGCAGATCAATAACTCCTCCCACATCCTGCCGAACGTCTCCATCGGTTATCAGATATTTGACCAGTGCGCAGATGCGAAAGATTTCCCGGGGATTTTTGATCTGGTGTCTGTGAACGACACCGTCCATCCCTGGTGGTCCACGAGTCAAGGTCGGTCCAATGTCATCGCGGTGTCCGGCCCGTTTTCAAGCACCTTCACTCTGACCACGGCGCCACTCCTGATGGTGGACCTGATACCAATG GTCAGCTACGGAGTCACAGGTTCGGTTTTCTCCAACAAACTGAAATTCCCCTCCTTTCTACGAACGGTCCATCCCAACCAGGTGACCATCAGCCTCATGGTGAAGATCCTGCAGCACTTTAACTGGCGCTGGGTGGCGTTCCTCAACAGCGCAGATGATTTCGGGAGGGACGGCCTCGACTTGTTCACCAAGTACATCAAAGGCACCAACATCTGTCTGGCCTACAACAAGGGCCTGACCGAGCACTCCCACTTCCCCTCCATCTTCAAGGAGATCGAGGCGGCCAAGATCACCGTGGTGCTAGTCTTCGCCCCGGAGGTGACCGCTGAGAACCTGGTTTGCTCCGCCATCCAACACAACATCAACAAGAAGGTTTGGATCGCAGACGAAGGCATGACCCAAAACAAGAGACTGCAGACGGACCCCAACATACACAGCATCGGGACCGTCATCGGAGTTTCCCAGGCCATTGTGACTATTCCAGGCTTCAGCGACTTCATTCTCGCAACTAAAACCCAGACTCTTGTGGAGGACGACCAGCAAACGCTTTGCAATCAAATCTGCAACTGCAGCGGCATCACCCCGACAGCCATCATCAACGTGGATCCCTCTTTCGCTCTGGGGGTTTATTCGTCCGTGTATGCCATCGCGCACGCCTTACACAACGTGCTGGAGTGCGAGGCAGGACGCTGCAACACCAGCATCACCGCCAACCCGCAAATG GTCTTCACCGAGCTGAAGAAGTCCAACTTCACCCTCCTCAACTACACTGTACGATTCAACAAGGACGGCGACCCCATGTTCGGAGCCTTTTCCGTGTTTTACTGGAACCGAAGGGGCGAAGCCGAGGAGCTGGGGCAGCTGGATCTGTACTCATCATCGTCCTTCACCATCAACAGCAGCAAAATACAGTGGTTCACGGACGAA GTGCCCACCTCACTCTGCTCCCCGGAATGTCCTTCTGGATTTGCCATGAAGCAAGATGGAAGCCACCACTGCTGTTTCTCCTGTGAAAAGTGTCCGAACGGCACGTACGTCAACATCACAG AGAACCCGTACAAGTGCACCCGGTGTCACGAGACAGAATGGTCACCAGCTGCCAGCACCGCCTGCATCCCTCGCACTGTGGAGTACGTGCAGTTCTCCCACGGCGCAGCCTTACTCACCATGTCTGCCATGGTGCTCTTTGACGTCCTGATCGTCGCCGTCGCCGCTCTCTTCGCCGTCCACTTCAACACACCCGTCGTCCGCTCGGCCGGGGGGCCCATGTGCTTTCTGATCTTAGCCTGCCTCTGCCTTTCCGGCCTCAGCATCAGCTTCAACTTCGACGAACCCACCACGTCCTTCTGCTTCCTCAGGCTCTTTCCCTTCAGCTTCTTCTACAGCATTTGTCTCTCCTGCTTCGTGGTGCGCTCCTTCCAAAtcgttttcatctttaaaatggCCAGCAGGTTCCCGAAGCTCTACAGTTTCTGGACGGCCTACCACGGCCAGTGGGTGCTGATCTCCGCCGTGTTCACACTGCAGACGTTCCTGTCCATCATCGCTTACTCCATCGGGCCGACCACACCCTACCAAGACATGTCCTCCTACGAAGACAAGATCATCCTCAAGTGCAACTACGCTGTCCAAGCCACCACCGTCGCCGTGACTTTGCTTGTATTGTTGAGTCTCCTTTGTTTCGTTTTCTCCTACATGGGGAAGGACCTCCCCAAAAACTACAACGAGGCCCAAGCCATCACCTTCTGCCTCATGCTGCTGACCCTCACCTGggtcaccttcatcaccatcttcctgCTGTACCAGGGCAAACACCTCCAGACTCTCAACGCCCTGGCCGTGCTCTCCAGCCTCTACTCCTTCCTGCTGTGGTACTTCCTCCCCAAGTGTTACATCATCCTCTTCCAACCAGAGAAAAACACACCGCAGTACTTCCAGGGTCTCATCCAGAACTACACCAAAACCATCAGCCAGTAA
- the prok1 gene encoding prokineticin-1, producing MTAWTVWSLQGLLLCLLLATLSGSRGAIITGACERDLQCDLGSCCAVSLWLRGLRVCVPRGVEGDQCHPFSHKVPYLGKRQHHTCPCRPHLVCSPYSDNKFRCTDDFKSIGF from the exons ATGACGGCGTGGACAGTCTGGAGCCTGCAGGGGCTtctgctctgcctcctgctggcGACGCTGAGCGGCTCCAGAGGGGCCATCATCACAGGG GCTTGTGAGAGAGACCTGCAGTGTGATCTGGGCTCCTGTTGTGCCGTCAGCCTCTGGCTGAGAGGTCTGAGGGTGTGTGTGCCTCGGGGTGTGGAGGGAGACCAGTGTCACCCCTTCAGCCACAAG GTTCCATACCTGGGGAAGCGCCAGCACCACACCTGCCCCTGCCGCCCCCACCTGGTCTGCTCGCCGTACTCTGACAACAAGTTCCGATGCACCGATGACTTCAAAAGCATTGGCTTTTAA